One window from the genome of Thermocladium sp. ECH_B encodes:
- a CDS encoding ribosomal-protein-alanine acetyltransferase — translation MGEVTEKLEGEEELVAKDGKTTYKIREFNLRDLQSVTYINRAVLPENYPDFFFVEHHMNFPKSFIVAELGGKIVGYVMTRVEFGWSNLRRGGVARKGHIVSIGVLPEARRLGVAYNLMIRSMRAMKRFYNASEVYLEVRVSNAPAIGLYTKLGYKIVSTLRGYYQDGEDAYIMARTLSDYS, via the coding sequence ATGGGAGAAGTCACAGAAAAACTAGAGGGGGAAGAGGAGTTAGTAGCTAAGGATGGAAAAACAACGTACAAAATAAGGGAGTTCAACCTAAGGGATCTACAGTCAGTCACCTACATAAATAGGGCAGTGCTGCCCGAGAATTATCCTGACTTCTTCTTCGTGGAGCATCACATGAATTTCCCCAAGTCATTCATAGTTGCCGAGCTGGGCGGGAAAATAGTGGGCTACGTCATGACTAGGGTCGAGTTCGGTTGGTCCAATCTAAGGAGGGGTGGAGTCGCCAGGAAGGGCCACATAGTCTCAATAGGGGTGTTGCCGGAGGCTCGACGCCTCGGCGTGGCATATAATTTAATGATTAGATCAATGCGAGCAATGAAGAGGTTCTACAATGCGTCCGAGGTCTATCTAGAGGTAAGGGTATCCAATGCTCCCGCCATAGGTCTCTACACGAAGCTGGGATACAAGATAGTATCCACCCTGAGGGGCTATTACCAAGACGGCGAGGACGCATACATAATGGCTAGAACGCTCAGCGACTACTCTTAG